In one Zalophus californianus isolate mZalCal1 chromosome 10, mZalCal1.pri.v2, whole genome shotgun sequence genomic region, the following are encoded:
- the LOC113932666 gene encoding olfactory receptor 6K3-like yields MESAKLSAVTALLFTGSPQLQESGFLYFFPLLFIYTYFQINTDEILFAVRPDTHLHDPMYNFISIFSFLEIWYTAATIPKMLSNLISEKKTISFIGCLLQMYFFHSLGNTEGDLLTVMAIDRYLANCNPLCYPTIMTPQIRAQLSAGSCVFGFLILLPEIVWISSLPFCGPNQIHQIFCDFTLLLHLACTDASVILVLDVIHALAILITGLIISFSYIRIVIVILGFPSVEGRKKDFSTFAAHIAVFLLFFGNVALMYLRFSATYTPFGDAAITLTFSVLTPFFNPIIYSLRNKDMKDTIKKLLCRSKITKFRMKIEEGSVGKV; encoded by the exons ATGGAGAGTGCAAAGCTATCTGCAGTGACTGCATTGCTCTTCACTGGCTCCCCCCAGCTCCAGGAGAGTGGCTTCctatacttttttcctttacttttcatcTACACCTATTTCCAAATTAATAcagatgaaa TCCTCTTTGCTGTGAGACCGGACACCCATCTCCACGATCCCATGTACAATTTCATCAGCATCTTCTCCTTCCTGGAGATCTGGTACACCGCCGCCACCATCCCTAAGATGCTCTCCAACCTCATCAGTGAGAAGAAGACCATCTCTTTTATTGGCTGCCTCTTGCAGATGTACTTCTTCCATTCACTTGGAAACACTGAAGGAGACTTGCTGACTGTCATGGCCATTGACAGGTACCTCGCCAACTGTAACCCACTCTGCTACCCGACCATCATGACCCCCCAAATACGCGCTCAGCTCTCTGCAGGCTCTTGtgtctttggtttcctcatccttCTACCTGAGATTGTGTGGATTTCTAGCCTGCCTTTCTGTGGCCCCAACCAAATCCACCAGATCTTCTGTGATTTCACACTGTTATTACATTTAGCCTGTACGGATGCCTCTGTGATCTTAGTGCTAGATGTGATTCATGCTCTGGCCATTCTGATAACAggtctgattatttctttttcttacatcaGAATTGTCATTGTGATCCTGGGCTTCCCTTCAGTGGAGGGTCGTAAAAAGGACTTCTCCACCTTTGCTGCCCACATTGCTGTCTTCCTGCTATTTTTTGGCAATGTGGCCCTCATGTATCTCAGATTCTCTGCCACGTATACCCCATTTGGGGATGCTGCCATCACTCTAACCTTCTCTGTCCTTACTCCCTTTTTCAATCCCATAATATACAGCCTGAGAAATAAGGATATGAAAGATACTATTAAGAAGCTTCtttgcag ATCTAAGATTACTAAGTTTCGGATGAAGATAGAGGAGGGTTCAGTGGGGAAAGTCTAA
- the LOC113932664 gene encoding olfactory receptor 6K3-like, protein MARISNYVFEATRLEEITQGKYPVEKSSQEGFRNRHNGPPDELKGLQPHKSGKGSPFISAGAKRSNSLYFIWGVSCVFLPITIKAIEIMFEDGSLLLFIPLFIIYTFIVVGNLTIFFAVRMDTHLHNPMYNFISIFSFLEIWYTTATIPKMLSNLISEKKTISITGCLLQMYFFHSLGNSEGILLTTMAIDRYVAICNPLRYPTIMTPQLCAQLSAGSCIFGFLVLLPEIAWISTLPFCGPNQIHQIFCDFEPVLHLACTDTSVILIEDVIHAVAIIFSVLIIALSYIRIITVILRIPSAEGRQKAFSTCASHLGVFLMFYGSVSLMYLRFAATFPPILDTVIALMFAVLAPLFNPIIYSLRNKDMKIAIKKLLWMESQKWRRKASGNSDEQCPVPEDSRVSISMGRQGFVKLGGKSVSAEVGE, encoded by the exons ATGGCAAGGATCAGCAACTATGTATTTGAAGCCACAAGACTGGAGGAAATCACCCAGG GGAAGTATCCAGTAGAGAAATCTTCCCAAGAAGGCTTTAGAAACAGGCACAATGGTCCACCTGATGAGCTGAAGGGGCTTCAGCCACATAAATCCGGGAAAGGATCCCCCTTCATCTCTGCCGGAG CCAAGAGATCTAACTCTTTATATTTCATCTGGGGAGTGAGCTGTGTCTTTCTACCCATAACAATTAAGGCCATTGAGATCATG TTTGAAGATGGTAGcctcctcctcttcattcctttgttcatCATCTACACATTCATTGTTGTCGGGAATCTCACTATATTTTTTGCAGTCAGGATGGACACCCATCTCCACAATCCCATGTACAATTTCATCAGCATCTTCTCCTTCCTGGAGATCTGGTACACCACAGCCACCATTCCCAAGATGCTCTCCAACCTCATCAGTGAGAAGAAGACTATCTCCATTACTGGCTGCCTCTTGCAGATGTACTTCTTCCATTCACTTGGAAACTCGGAGGGGATCTTGTTGACCACCATGGCCATTGACAGGTATGTTGCTATCTGCAACCCACTCCGCTACCCTACCATTATGACCCCCCAGCTGTGTGCTCAGCTATCTGCAGGCTCTTGCATCTTTGGCTTTCTTGTGTTGCTCCCAGAGATTGCATGGATTTCCACACTGCCCTTCTGTGGGCCCAACCAAATCCATCAGATATTCTGTGACTTTGAGCCTGTGCTGCACTTGGCCTGTACAGACACGTCCGTGATTCTAATTGAGGATGTGATCCATGCTGTGGCCATCATCTTCTCTGTCCTGATTATTGCTCTCTCTTATATCAGAATCATCACTGTGATCCTGAGGATCCCTTCTGCTGAAGGCCGCCAGAAGGCCTTTTCCACCTGTGCATCTCATCTTGGTGTCTTTCTGATGTTCTATGGCAGTGTGTCACTCATGTACCTGCGATTTGCTGCCACTTTCCCACCAATTTTGGACACAGTTATTGCACTGATGTTTGCTGTTCTTGCTCCCCTTTTCAATCCTATCATCTATAGCTTGAGAAACAAGGATATGAAGATTGCAATTAAGAAGCTTCTCT GGATGGAATCCCAGAAGTGGAGGAGAAAAGCCTCAGGTAACAGTGATGAACAGTGTCCAGTGCCAGAGGACAGCAGAGTCTCTATTAGCATGGGCAGACAGGGCTTCGTGAAGCTTGGTGGGAAGAGCGTCAGTGCAGAAGTGGGGGAGTGA